From the genome of Blautia pseudococcoides, one region includes:
- a CDS encoding glycoside hydrolase family 98 domain-containing protein yields MIGKLKYSFGILFCMVIILSIIPLSVKHVQAEESTERKYYLSDLEWYSATHGDADNDKTVQKDHPFTPGNNGEDTKISLLMEDGTTEVFDKGLGTVAASPSSIIYNITGAEVSRFTCYAGLDRTSNNTLPGHAQVEKIEVIADEEIVFSTEDIYPNGIDYNTPAILIDIDIAQDAEKIELRSYAGEQTWGDEIVYADASFIASGTFPRPDDWTSYYYLSNLNWTSATHGDSDTSKQVQKNHPFTPGNNGEDTPIRLLMQNGNIRTFEKGLGTVAAYPSDITYNINGAGVSELKAYIGIDRSANYQAAGHAVVEKIEILADDTVLYSSQEDYPEGILYTTPAIRVDVEVPENASMLHLRCYAGEQTWADEIVYADAKVVAEGPFIDPDAWEPGEKRREISNQVPLMMIPLYANGEKYAQAERQYTFWGDDTLTGKWEEVPDDLKPYTVIELHPDDLPKQNGSAADFYEHYLEEAQNYVNPKTGENEPIPLVLTVYTAGNQYYYTAAHWLTTAWIEEMYEQYSCLQGIFCTENYWVWASGIENMAAEYLTISAKHGGYFIWSEQNNGASIEKAMGTQGQTAFKEAVEKYSDYFIFMYKNTPAAEGNDAPTSSYMTGLWLADYVYQWGGLMDTWKWYETGKWKLFESDNIGKTQGNRQWLSEPEALLGIEAMMIYLNGGCVYNFEHPAYTYGVKNEQSPLYTNVIQEFFRYAVENPAPTKDEMLSSTKTIIHGNLSSMGNGNFFVGLNTEMTQSPTYITGRYGNIPAVPSSISSSVLEEKFRGTEIEIVEQGDERIQNTEKRQIYFNSLYEDMYDGDIFAQKLEDTWYVYNYKYNEDVDQIAENMSLSVPGVTGGEWNVSAVLEPHTYLILKEETDGITVRLNNYRTNKDELWEGAQNASEAAVLPEMSKKDALSWVYTNYINNTQDQERRTTTITLTNLENEPTISNVSGLEGNYTTPEIVYDAETKTATITVISNGYVYFDIMAES; encoded by the coding sequence ATGATCGGTAAATTGAAATATTCATTTGGGATTTTATTTTGTATGGTTATAATCTTGAGTATTATCCCTTTATCTGTAAAACATGTGCAGGCAGAAGAGAGCACTGAAAGAAAATATTATTTATCAGATTTGGAATGGTATTCTGCTACACATGGAGACGCAGACAATGATAAGACTGTCCAGAAAGATCATCCGTTTACTCCGGGAAACAATGGGGAGGATACAAAGATCAGCCTCCTGATGGAAGATGGGACCACAGAAGTGTTCGATAAAGGATTAGGAACAGTTGCCGCGTCTCCTTCCAGTATTATATATAACATTACAGGTGCAGAAGTAAGTAGATTTACTTGCTACGCAGGTCTTGACAGAACGTCAAATAATACGCTGCCCGGTCATGCGCAGGTGGAGAAGATTGAAGTGATTGCGGATGAGGAGATTGTTTTCAGCACAGAAGATATATATCCCAACGGCATTGACTATAATACTCCCGCTATACTCATAGATATTGATATCGCACAAGATGCAGAGAAAATCGAATTGAGAAGCTATGCCGGAGAACAGACTTGGGGAGATGAAATTGTATATGCTGATGCAAGTTTTATTGCGTCAGGTACATTTCCAAGACCGGATGATTGGACTTCCTATTATTATCTGTCGAATTTGAATTGGACGTCAGCTACCCACGGAGATTCTGACACGAGCAAGCAAGTACAGAAAAACCATCCGTTTACACCGGGAAATAATGGAGAAGATACACCTATCCGGCTGCTAATGCAAAATGGAAATATCCGAACATTTGAAAAAGGCTTAGGAACTGTAGCAGCATATCCTTCAGATATCACTTATAATATCAATGGGGCCGGAGTTTCTGAACTTAAAGCCTACATAGGGATTGACCGAAGCGCAAACTACCAAGCGGCGGGACATGCTGTTGTGGAGAAAATAGAGATTTTAGCGGATGATACGGTTCTATACTCGTCTCAGGAAGACTATCCTGAAGGAATTCTGTATACGACCCCTGCGATCCGCGTAGATGTTGAAGTCCCTGAAAATGCATCTATGCTGCATTTAAGATGTTATGCCGGAGAACAAACCTGGGCAGATGAAATTGTATATGCAGATGCCAAGGTTGTGGCAGAGGGACCGTTTATAGATCCCGATGCGTGGGAACCCGGGGAAAAACGTCGTGAAATATCAAATCAAGTTCCGCTGATGATGATTCCGCTATATGCCAATGGAGAAAAATATGCGCAGGCTGAGCGGCAATATACTTTCTGGGGCGATGATACACTGACAGGCAAATGGGAAGAAGTACCAGACGATCTAAAACCTTACACAGTGATAGAACTGCACCCGGATGATCTGCCAAAACAAAATGGAAGCGCAGCAGATTTCTACGAACATTATCTTGAGGAGGCACAAAATTATGTAAATCCAAAGACTGGGGAAAATGAACCGATTCCACTAGTACTTACTGTGTATACAGCGGGAAATCAATATTACTATACGGCTGCGCATTGGCTTACAACGGCATGGATCGAAGAGATGTATGAACAATATAGTTGTCTGCAGGGGATTTTCTGTACAGAGAATTATTGGGTGTGGGCAAGTGGAATTGAAAATATGGCTGCAGAGTATCTTACTATTTCTGCGAAGCATGGCGGATATTTTATCTGGTCAGAACAAAATAATGGAGCATCCATTGAAAAAGCTATGGGCACACAGGGACAGACTGCTTTTAAAGAGGCGGTGGAAAAATACAGTGATTATTTTATATTCATGTACAAAAATACACCTGCCGCAGAGGGGAATGATGCACCGACAAGCAGTTATATGACAGGTCTATGGCTTGCTGACTATGTCTATCAGTGGGGTGGACTTATGGATACATGGAAATGGTATGAGACAGGGAAATGGAAACTGTTTGAGAGTGATAATATAGGAAAAACACAGGGGAACCGCCAGTGGCTGTCTGAACCTGAAGCACTATTAGGAATCGAGGCTATGATGATCTACCTCAATGGAGGATGTGTATATAACTTTGAGCATCCAGCGTATACCTATGGCGTAAAAAATGAACAATCTCCACTATACACGAATGTAATACAGGAATTTTTCAGATATGCAGTTGAGAATCCCGCCCCGACTAAAGATGAAATGTTGAGCTCCACAAAGACTATAATACATGGTAATCTGTCTTCCATGGGGAACGGAAACTTTTTTGTAGGCCTGAACACGGAAATGACACAGTCTCCAACTTATATCACGGGAAGATATGGGAATATTCCAGCAGTTCCTTCTTCGATCTCCTCGTCTGTCCTCGAAGAAAAATTTAGGGGGACAGAGATCGAAATCGTGGAACAGGGGGATGAAAGGATCCAAAACACAGAGAAGAGACAGATATACTTTAATAGTCTTTATGAGGACATGTATGACGGAGATATTTTTGCGCAGAAATTAGAAGATACTTGGTATGTATATAATTACAAGTATAATGAGGATGTGGATCAGATCGCAGAAAATATGAGTCTCTCTGTACCGGGTGTAACTGGTGGAGAATGGAATGTTTCTGCGGTGCTGGAACCTCATACATATCTAATCTTAAAAGAGGAAACAGACGGTATAACTGTCAGATTAAACAATTACCGGACAAATAAAGATGAACTGTGGGAAGGTGCACAGAACGCTTCTGAAGCGGCGGTGCTGCCTGAGATGAGTAAAAAAGACGCTCTTTCATGGGTGTATACTAATTATATTAATAATACCCAGGATCAGGAACGAAGAACGACCACGATTACATTGACTAATCTGGAAAATGAGCCGACAATAAGTAATGTATCAGGCTTGGAAGGTAACTACACGACTCCTGAGATTGTATACGATGCAGAAACAAAAACAGCAACCATTACAGTAATCAGCAATGGTTATGTATACTTCGATATAATGGCAGAGTCGTGA
- a CDS encoding Gfo/Idh/MocA family protein, with translation MKQVTSVLIGAGLRGGYVYSRYALEHPNELKVVAVAEPDQIRREAFAFRHNIPKDMQFKSYEELLSRERMADCAMICTQDRMHAEPVIRAMEKGYHVLCEKPMSPEKDEILKMGEFSRKYNRILSVCHVLRYSPFFTSVKSLLEEGRIGQLMSIQHIEEVGYWHQAHSFVRGNWRNAKESSPMILQKCCHDMDILLWLSGSHCKTISSCGGLTYFKEQNAPSEAPGYCMDGCDHRDDCPFYAPKFYLEHPKAEEDGLIYAVTDMTDTDSILRALRRGPYGRCVFHCDNTVVDHQSVEIEFENEVTASFLMTAFTNRCARRIRLMGTKGELSGDMEAGTIELIDFVSNSLEVIQLHTSAKGHSGSDMSMMRDFVKMIGEGKPGKTDASMSVESHLMALAAEDARVNKVTVDFKEYV, from the coding sequence ATGAAACAGGTAACGAGTGTGCTGATTGGCGCGGGATTACGGGGCGGGTATGTCTATTCCCGATATGCGTTGGAACATCCGAATGAACTAAAAGTAGTGGCAGTGGCTGAACCTGACCAGATCCGGCGGGAAGCATTCGCCTTCAGGCACAATATTCCGAAAGATATGCAGTTTAAAAGTTATGAGGAACTGTTGAGCAGGGAACGTATGGCGGACTGTGCCATGATCTGTACACAGGATAGGATGCACGCTGAACCGGTTATCAGAGCAATGGAAAAGGGGTATCATGTATTGTGCGAGAAACCTATGTCTCCGGAAAAAGATGAAATTTTAAAGATGGGGGAATTTTCCCGCAAATATAACCGTATCCTTTCCGTATGTCATGTGTTGCGTTATTCACCGTTTTTTACAAGTGTGAAGTCGCTGCTTGAGGAAGGGAGAATCGGGCAATTAATGAGTATACAGCATATCGAAGAGGTGGGGTATTGGCACCAAGCCCATAGCTTTGTTAGGGGAAACTGGAGGAATGCAAAAGAATCTAGTCCTATGATCTTGCAGAAATGCTGTCATGATATGGATATTCTTCTGTGGCTTTCCGGCAGTCATTGTAAAACAATCAGTTCCTGCGGCGGTTTGACTTACTTCAAAGAACAAAATGCTCCGTCAGAAGCCCCCGGATATTGTATGGATGGGTGTGACCACAGGGATGACTGTCCATTTTATGCCCCTAAATTTTATCTGGAACATCCAAAGGCGGAAGAAGACGGGTTGATCTATGCAGTGACAGATATGACAGATACAGATTCTATTCTCAGGGCACTGCGCAGAGGCCCTTACGGAAGATGTGTCTTTCACTGCGACAATACAGTGGTGGACCACCAGTCTGTGGAAATTGAGTTTGAAAACGAAGTGACGGCTTCCTTTTTAATGACAGCTTTCACTAATCGATGTGCAAGGCGAATCCGGTTGATGGGGACGAAAGGTGAACTAAGTGGTGATATGGAGGCTGGTACTATAGAGCTTATTGATTTTGTGAGTAACTCATTAGAAGTGATTCAGCTTCATACTTCTGCAAAAGGACACAGTGGAAGTGACATGAGTATGATGCGTGATTTTGTGAAAATGATCGGTGAAGGAAAGCCGGGAAAAACAGATGCTTCCATGTCAGTGGAAAGCCATCTCATGGCACTTGCAGCGGAAGATGCCAGAGTAAACAAAGTGACAGTTGACTTTAAGGAGTATGTATAA
- a CDS encoding DUF3788 family protein, which produces MISPSLEQVAEYINNPLWVEFNSRIQSAYQVKPCMEYSRCSMQAGWYEIQKEWEIFLHALSHARILVS; this is translated from the coding sequence GTGATATCTCCATCTTTGGAGCAAGTCGCAGAATATATTAACAATCCGTTATGGGTAGAGTTTAATAGCCGTATACAGTCCGCTTACCAAGTAAAACCCTGCATGGAATATAGCCGTTGTTCCATGCAGGCAGGCTGGTATGAAATACAAAAAGAGTGGGAAATCTTTCTGCACGCTTTATCCCATGCAAGGATATTAGTGAGCTGA
- a CDS encoding class I SAM-dependent methyltransferase has protein sequence MKNINSHLKAIAQSYDRAIELGRNGINSYNNLPEYLKKDPDYINFQTARENGLDSDSGRIEIKAFLSPAVNAKFVDLGCCLNLMFNGYDQWPSTYYGVDISTETIKLLREFSEKKRLRVGKLHCGSIHETPFEDNYFDIGACIGVLEYYEKAFVREVLIEIHRILKPYSKFVLDIPDNAGKMHHFMNLVETSMGRPDKFDMSIEEFEEILFDFFEIEKKEKIDAVSMVQYFLKRKA, from the coding sequence ATGAAAAACATAAACAGTCATTTAAAAGCAATAGCGCAGTCCTATGACAGAGCAATTGAATTAGGAAGAAACGGTATCAACTCATACAATAATTTACCGGAATATCTAAAGAAGGATCCGGATTATATTAATTTTCAAACAGCAAGAGAAAACGGTTTAGATTCAGACAGCGGGCGTATAGAAATCAAAGCATTTCTGTCACCAGCAGTAAACGCAAAATTCGTTGATTTAGGGTGTTGTCTGAATCTAATGTTTAATGGGTATGATCAATGGCCATCCACCTATTACGGGGTTGACATAAGTACCGAAACAATAAAGCTTCTCAGGGAGTTTTCCGAAAAGAAAAGACTCCGTGTAGGTAAGCTGCACTGCGGAAGCATACATGAAACACCTTTTGAGGACAATTATTTCGATATAGGGGCCTGTATAGGTGTTCTGGAATATTATGAAAAAGCATTTGTCAGGGAAGTTCTTATTGAAATCCATAGGATACTGAAGCCTTATAGTAAATTTGTTCTGGATATTCCTGATAATGCAGGAAAAATGCATCACTTTATGAATTTGGTTGAGACATCTATGGGCAGGCCTGATAAATTCGACATGTCCATTGAGGAATTTGAAGAAATTCTCTTTGATTTCTTTGAAATAGAAAAGAAAGAAAAGATAGATGCTGTGTCGATGGTGCAATATTTTTTGAAACGCAAAGCTTAA
- a CDS encoding molecular chaperone Hsp90, producing MEKEVLDFVVGKTHDLMNAASCSSEAKTAAQAWLDAVGTENEAEETKKYIAELEADIMPVDGLIAFAESDAGAQVFGADTAKNVAAHAKEIKAAGAKYCDCPACAAAEAILEKKDCLI from the coding sequence ATGGAAAAAGAAGTATTAGATTTTGTAGTTGGGAAAACGCATGATTTAATGAATGCGGCATCATGCAGCAGTGAGGCAAAAACAGCAGCTCAGGCTTGGCTGGATGCGGTTGGGACGGAAAATGAGGCAGAAGAAACTAAAAAATACATAGCTGAGCTGGAAGCAGATATTATGCCCGTTGACGGTTTGATCGCTTTTGCAGAGTCTGATGCCGGTGCACAGGTTTTCGGAGCTGATACTGCGAAGAATGTTGCAGCACACGCAAAGGAGATCAAGGCAGCCGGAGCAAAATACTGTGACTGCCCGGCATGTGCAGCCGCAGAAGCAATTCTCGAAAAGAAAGACTGCCTTATTTAA
- the ltrA gene encoding group II intron reverse transcriptase/maturase has translation MSESKQYEIPKKVVIEAYKRVKANKGSAGIDGIDFEQFEKKLNNNLYKIWNRMSSGSYFPSPVLAVEIPKKTGGTRRLGIPTITDRIAQMAARMYVEPVVEPMFCDDSYGYRPNKSAIDAIATARKRCWRYDYVIELDVKGLFDNIDHELLMKVVARHVKEEWICLYIKRWLEIPFVTREGHVIERLSGTPQGGVISPVLANMFLHYVFDMWMERNFPQAPFERYADDGLIHCRTKEEAIFIKEKLANRLEECKLELHPIKTRIVYCKDKDRTREEELTEFDFLGYTFKAVYIMCKDGKIRHNFIASVSNSSSKSFREKIKAMEVHKRTGCKIDIIAEMLNPLIRGWMNYFGKFNPSAMKGTLQCIERRLVKWAMCKYKNFRGRRRRAEKWLYTVRQREPKLFAHWSNLYSYC, from the coding sequence ATGAGCGAGAGCAAACAATACGAAATACCAAAGAAAGTGGTTATTGAAGCTTATAAGAGAGTAAAAGCAAACAAAGGAAGTGCGGGAATTGATGGTATAGATTTTGAACAGTTTGAAAAGAAACTGAATAATAATCTATATAAGATATGGAATCGAATGAGTTCAGGAAGTTATTTTCCATCTCCGGTATTAGCGGTAGAAATACCAAAGAAAACTGGTGGAACCAGGAGATTGGGCATACCAACTATTACAGATAGAATTGCACAGATGGCTGCAAGAATGTATGTAGAACCTGTGGTAGAGCCCATGTTTTGCGATGACTCATATGGGTACAGACCAAACAAGTCTGCAATTGATGCAATAGCAACAGCAAGAAAGCGATGTTGGAGATATGATTATGTCATTGAATTAGATGTAAAAGGATTGTTCGATAACATCGATCATGAACTTCTAATGAAGGTTGTAGCAAGGCATGTAAAAGAAGAATGGATATGTCTCTATATAAAACGATGGCTAGAAATTCCGTTTGTAACAAGAGAGGGGCATGTAATTGAGAGATTGTCTGGGACACCACAAGGAGGAGTAATAAGTCCAGTTTTAGCAAACATGTTTTTGCATTATGTATTCGATATGTGGATGGAAAGAAATTTCCCACAAGCACCATTTGAAAGATATGCGGATGATGGATTAATACATTGCCGTACAAAAGAGGAAGCTATCTTCATAAAAGAAAAGTTAGCAAATAGACTTGAGGAATGTAAGCTAGAACTGCATCCTATTAAAACAAGAATAGTGTATTGTAAGGATAAGGACAGAACCAGGGAGGAAGAACTTACAGAGTTCGATTTTCTTGGTTATACATTCAAAGCAGTATACATCATGTGTAAAGATGGAAAAATCAGACATAACTTTATTGCATCTGTAAGCAACTCTTCATCTAAAAGCTTTCGAGAAAAAATAAAGGCTATGGAAGTTCATAAGAGGACAGGGTGCAAAATAGACATCATAGCAGAAATGCTGAATCCCTTAATTCGTGGTTGGATGAACTATTTTGGTAAGTTCAATCCATCGGCAATGAAGGGAACGTTACAATGTATTGAAAGAAGACTTGTGAAATGGGCTATGTGTAAGTACAAGAACTTTCGAGGTAGACGACGTAGAGCAGAGAAATGGCTCTACACCGTGAGACAGCGAGAGCCAAAACTGTTTGCTCACTGGAGCAATTTATATTCGTATTGTTGA
- the rpiA gene encoding ribose 5-phosphate isomerase A — MTIGLGSGTTAHYLILEAGKKYAQGLHFYGIATSRESEQLAASLGIPLLEPKQAGKIHLAIDGVDEIDRDHRAVKGGGGAFLREKIIASWADDVIWIMDESKMVEHLGTFPFPVETVPFGMP; from the coding sequence ATGACAATTGGACTTGGTTCCGGAACCACTGCCCATTATCTGATCCTGGAAGCAGGAAAAAAATATGCACAGGGACTTCATTTTTACGGGATAGCCACATCAAGGGAATCGGAACAACTGGCAGCATCACTGGGAATACCGCTTCTTGAACCCAAGCAGGCAGGGAAGATTCACCTGGCGATTGACGGTGTGGATGAAATAGACAGGGATCACAGAGCAGTCAAAGGCGGCGGCGGTGCGTTTTTGAGAGAAAAGATCATTGCATCCTGGGCAGATGATGTCATCTGGATCATGGATGAGAGCAAAATGGTAGAACACCTGGGAACCTTTCCGTTCCCTGTTGAGACAGTACCTTTTGGTATGCCGTAA
- a CDS encoding beta-propeller fold lactonase family protein, translated as MGKINGFIGTYASENSKGVYRFTFDTVSGTLGKPELFYEARDAKWISLYKNIMAVPVAKHAWAGICLLDISGGKAEFLGEVLAEKHTPCYILQDETHVYTANYHEGLVMIYEKRQGQRDALCPVKKIVTAPRAGCHQILFHGPLMLVPCLTLDRILCYDRTRNFEKTGELLFPENSGPRHGIFNRAHSKFWVVSEWSNEVYYFAVKEDKFQLKETFPLLQREAGAAAAVRLSGDERFLYISLRGADQIAVLAVEAEHLNLVERVSSQGEHPRDFILSSDGQFVLTVNRSRGGLVSMKRDLKSGKIVKIIGQTDIPQGVSVTLV; from the coding sequence ATGGGAAAAATAAATGGATTTATCGGCACATATGCTTCTGAAAATAGTAAAGGCGTATACCGGTTTACATTTGATACAGTCAGCGGGACTTTAGGAAAACCGGAATTATTCTATGAAGCAAGAGACGCAAAATGGATATCCCTATATAAAAATATCATGGCAGTACCTGTGGCAAAACATGCATGGGCCGGCATCTGCCTTTTAGATATATCGGGCGGAAAGGCTGAATTTCTGGGAGAAGTTCTGGCGGAAAAACATACGCCCTGCTATATCCTTCAGGATGAGACACATGTATATACCGCCAACTATCATGAAGGCCTGGTCATGATATATGAGAAAAGGCAGGGACAGAGGGATGCGCTTTGCCCTGTGAAAAAGATTGTCACAGCACCGCGGGCAGGCTGCCACCAGATCCTGTTTCACGGTCCGCTTATGCTGGTTCCCTGCCTGACGCTTGATCGTATTTTGTGTTATGACAGAACCCGGAATTTTGAAAAAACCGGGGAACTGCTTTTTCCGGAAAACAGTGGTCCCAGGCATGGAATATTTAACCGGGCCCACAGTAAATTCTGGGTTGTCAGCGAGTGGAGCAATGAAGTTTATTACTTTGCAGTAAAAGAAGACAAGTTTCAGCTCAAGGAGACATTTCCGCTACTGCAGAGGGAGGCAGGGGCAGCCGCGGCTGTCCGTTTATCCGGTGATGAACGCTTTCTGTACATTTCCCTGCGGGGAGCAGACCAGATCGCAGTATTGGCAGTGGAGGCAGAACATTTAAATCTGGTGGAACGCGTGTCCAGCCAGGGGGAACATCCCCGGGATTTTATACTCAGCAGTGACGGACAATTTGTATTGACCGTAAACAGGAGCCGGGGCGGGCTTGTCAGTATGAAAAGAGACCTTAAGAGCGGAAAGATTGTGAAAATAATAGGACAGACAGATATTCCCCAAGGAGTATCTGTGACACTGGTATGA
- the gndA gene encoding NADP-dependent phosphogluconate dehydrogenase encodes MQKTDIGIIGLAVMGRSLALNMADHGYKVGGYNRSKEVTDTVMREHPHKNLIPFYTLEELVGSQEHPRKFMMMVKAGNPVDAVIAQLEPLLDEGDILIDGGNSFFEDTRRRTEALAQKGIHYFGVGVSGGEKGARFGPSIMPGGNEQAYKAVAPILEAVAAKAQGEPCCAYMGPDGAGHYVKMVHNGIEYADMQLIAESYLLLKYAGGFTNEELADEFAKWNQGELKSFLIGITAGIFSEADDFEEGRLVDYIVDSAGQKGTGRWTSLESLKQGVNVSMITAACNARIMSNRLEERTAAEKVIWGPKTMEGSRKTPVQKETFAELVREGLYAAKIVAYAQGFDLLSHASSEYGWNLDFGRIAAIFRAGCIIQAEFLNDITRAFEKNPKLTNLILDGFFLDKINKNQESLRSILSCGILSGIPMPAMSQAAAYLDAFRGMPVGANLIQAQRDCFGAHTYERVDRQGTFHHEWGQGYE; translated from the coding sequence ATGCAGAAAACAGATATAGGAATCATAGGCCTGGCAGTGATGGGCAGAAGTCTGGCATTAAATATGGCGGACCATGGGTATAAAGTAGGAGGATACAACAGGAGCAAAGAGGTGACAGACACGGTCATGAGGGAGCATCCTCATAAAAATCTCATACCATTTTATACCTTGGAGGAATTGGTGGGATCCCAGGAACACCCCAGAAAATTCATGATGATGGTGAAAGCCGGAAATCCGGTAGATGCAGTGATCGCCCAACTGGAACCGCTTCTGGATGAGGGGGACATTCTTATTGACGGAGGAAATTCTTTCTTTGAAGATACCAGAAGGCGCACAGAGGCGCTTGCACAAAAAGGGATTCATTACTTTGGCGTGGGAGTTTCCGGCGGTGAAAAAGGAGCGCGGTTCGGCCCGTCCATTATGCCGGGTGGAAATGAACAGGCATATAAGGCTGTGGCACCTATACTGGAGGCGGTCGCAGCAAAGGCACAGGGAGAGCCGTGCTGCGCATACATGGGACCTGACGGGGCGGGACACTATGTGAAAATGGTACACAATGGGATTGAGTACGCGGACATGCAGCTTATCGCAGAGTCTTACCTGCTGTTAAAATACGCGGGGGGATTTACCAATGAGGAACTGGCTGATGAGTTTGCCAAATGGAATCAGGGTGAACTGAAAAGCTTTCTCATCGGTATTACGGCCGGGATTTTCAGTGAAGCGGATGATTTTGAAGAAGGCAGGCTGGTGGATTATATTGTGGACAGTGCAGGGCAGAAGGGCACCGGAAGGTGGACAAGTCTGGAATCCCTGAAACAGGGTGTAAATGTTTCCATGATAACGGCTGCCTGCAATGCCAGGATCATGTCAAACCGCCTGGAGGAGCGCACAGCAGCGGAAAAAGTCATATGGGGACCAAAAACCATGGAGGGGTCACGGAAGACACCTGTGCAGAAAGAAACCTTCGCAGAACTGGTGAGGGAAGGACTTTACGCGGCGAAGATCGTAGCTTATGCCCAGGGATTTGACCTATTGTCCCATGCCTCCTCTGAATATGGATGGAATCTTGACTTCGGCAGGATCGCCGCCATATTCCGGGCCGGCTGTATTATTCAGGCAGAGTTTCTCAACGACATCACCAGAGCATTTGAGAAGAATCCCAAACTGACCAACCTGATCCTGGACGGATTTTTTCTGGACAAGATCAATAAAAACCAGGAGAGCCTGCGCAGCATCTTATCCTGCGGCATCTTGTCAGGGATTCCCATGCCAGCCATGAGCCAGGCCGCAGCCTATCTGGATGCATTCAGAGGAATGCCTGTGGGAGCCAATCTGATTCAGGCACAGAGGGATTGTTTTGGTGCCCACACCTATGAGAGGGTTGACAGGCAGGGAACCTTCCATCATGAATGGGGGCAGGGATATGAATAA